The proteins below come from a single Cannabis sativa cultivar Pink pepper isolate KNU-18-1 chromosome 3, ASM2916894v1, whole genome shotgun sequence genomic window:
- the LOC115702280 gene encoding tyrosine-protein phosphatase RLPH2-like, with product MAEPTKPRLVCCIGDIHGFPTKLQNLWSNLESSIGTADFNTALIIFLGDYCDRGPNTREVIDFLISLPSKYPHQTHVFLSGNHDFAFAAFLGLVPQPPDGSEFAEAWKEYEENEEREGWYKGEGYENMHLQGRRWSGKIKAKFNVAKGMDYKGSIYDAAPTFESYGVPHGSADLVRAVPDEHKKFLADMVWVHEEDDVCIETGDGIKHCKLIAVHAGLVSNQDVKEQLKFLKAKDTRVPKVDSLSGRKNVWDMPKELSETPTIVVSGHHGKLHIEGLRLVIDEGGGYEHKPVAAIVLPSMKIVRDTDDSLAT from the exons ATGGCAGAACCAACCAAACCAAGGTTGGTTTGTTGCATAGGCGATATCCATGGCTTCCCCACCAAGCTCCAAAATCTCTGGTCCAATCTCGAGTCCTCAATCGGCACAGCTGACTTTAACACAGCCCTTATCATCTTCTTGGGCGATTACTGCGACCGCGGCCCCAACACCCGCGAGGTCATTGATTTTCTCATCTCACTTCCTTCTAAGTACCCACATCAGACCCACGTCTTCCTCTCCGGAAACCACGATTTCGCCTTCGCTGCTTTCCTCGGCCTAGTCCCTCAGCCGCCCGACGGCTCGGAGTTCGCCGAGGCTTGGAAGGAGTACGAAGAAAATGAGGAGAGAGAAGGGTGGTACAAAGGAGAAGGGTATGAAAATATGCATTTGCAGGGAAGGAGATGGTCTGGGAAAATCAAGGCCAAGTTCAACGTAGCCAAAGGGATGGACTATAAAGGATCCATTTATGACGCTGCCCCAACTTTTGAATCTTATGGTGTTCCTCATGGCTCTGCTG ATTTGGTTCGGGCAGTTCCTGATGAGCACAAGAAATTTCTTGCTGACATGGTTTGGGTTCATGAAGAG GATGATGTGTGTATTGAGACTGGAGATGGAATCAAACACTGTAAATTGATAGCAGTACATGCTGGTTTGGTGAGCAATCAAGATGTTAAAGAACAGTTGAAGTTTTTAAAAGCCAAAGATACCCGAGTGCCTAAGGTTGATAGTCTGAGTGGGAGAAAAAATGTGTGGGATATGCCAAAG GAACTAAGTGAGACTCCGACCATTGTGGTAAGTGGTCACCATGGAAAGCTTCACATTGAAGGTCTGAGGCTGGTTATCGATGAAGGTGGCGGCTACGAGCATAAGCCAGTGGCTGCAATTGTTCTCCCCTCAATGAAAATAGTACGTGATACAGATGATTCTCTTGCAACATAA